Proteins encoded within one genomic window of Komagataella phaffii GS115 chromosome 3, complete sequence:
- a CDS encoding Profilin, actin-and phosphatidylinositol 4,5-bisphosphate-binding protein, involved in cytoskeleton yields MSWNAYTDNLIATNKLDRAAIYSAAGDSQWATTNDLTLLPNEIQELVAGFKDPSGLQATGLHIKGQKYFLLKNDERSIYGRHETEGIIAVKTKQAILIAHYPPGVEAGEATLIVEKLADYLISVGY; encoded by the exons ATGTCTTGGAATG CTTACACCGATAACCTCATTGCCACCAACAAACTAGATCGGGCTGCCATCTACAGTGCTGCTGGAGACTCGCAGTGGGCTACCACAAATGATCTTACTCTTCTCCCGAACGAAATCCAAGAATTGGTTGCTGGTTTCAAAGACCCTTCAGGGCTGCAAGCTACAGGATTGCACATCAAGGGCCAGAAAtactttcttttgaaaaatgatgaGCGTTCCATCTATGGAAGACATGAGACTGAGGGTATCATTGCTGTCAAAACTAAGCAGGCCATCCTGATTGCTCATTACCCTCCAGGTGTGGAAGCTGGAGAGGCTACATTGATTGTAGAAAAGTTAGCTGATTATTTGATTTCTGTCGGTTACTAA